In Tachyglossus aculeatus isolate mTacAcu1 chromosome 10, mTacAcu1.pri, whole genome shotgun sequence, the following proteins share a genomic window:
- the LOC119933688 gene encoding olfactory receptor 6C75-like, which translates to MGNGTGVTEFILLGLTDDPHLQALIFLVLFLAYAVGLTGNLTIVTLTLLDSRLRTPMYFFLCSFSLLEIAFTSACIPRFLVTIASGDRTISFSNCFTQLFFTIFLAVTEFFLLAAMSYDRYVAICRPLHYTTVMSRGVCTILVLCSFLSSYMIVFPAVVIGARLDFCNSNVINHFFCDSSPIIGLSCTDTHFLELMAFLLSLGTLFITLALMTASYTAIARAILRLPSSQQRRKAFSTCSSHMIVVSITYGSCIFMYIKPSAKDRVELTKGVAVLNTSVPPMLNPFIYTLRNEQVKQAFRALVLRVGFSSRK; encoded by the coding sequence ATGGGAAACGGCACGGGAGTGACAgagttcatcctcctgggactCACAGATGACCCCCACCTGCAGGCTCTGATCTTCCTCGTCCTCTTTCTCGCCTACGCAGTAGGCCTCACCGGGAACCTGACCATCGTCACTCTAACCCTGCTGGACTCCCGCCTCcgtacccccatgtacttcttcctgtgcagcttctccttgctggagatcgcCTTCACATCTGCCTGTATTCCCAGATTCCTGGTCACCATCGCCAGcggagacagaaccatttccttttccaactgcttcactcagctgttcttTACCATCTTTCTGGCTGTGacagagttcttcctcctggctgccATGTCATacgatcgctatgttgccatctgccggCCCCTACACTACACGACCGTCATGAGCCGGGGCGTCTGCACCATTCTGgtcctctgctcttttctctccagttATATGATCGTGTTTCCAGCGGTTGTGATCGGCGCCCGGTTAGACTTCTGCAACTCCAACGTCATCAACCACTTTTTCTGCGATTCTTCCCCAATAATAGGGCTTTCCTGCACAGACACCCActtcctggagctgatggctttcCTCTTGTCCTTGGGAACGCTCTTTATTACCTTGGCACTAATGACTGCGTCCTACACGGCCATTGCCCGCGCCATCCTGaggcttccctcctcccagcagaggagaaaggccttttccacgtgctcctcccacatgattgtggtctccatcacatatggcagttgcatcttcatgtacatcaaaccgtctgccaaggacagggtggaactgACCAAGGGGGTTGCGGTGCTCAACACTTCCGttccccccatgctgaaccccttcatctacaccctgcggaacgagcaggtcaagcaggccttcAGGGCCCTGGTGCTCCGAgttgggttttcctccaggaagtga
- the LOC119932935 gene encoding olfactory receptor 6C74-like, which translates to MRNYTPVTEFILLGLTDNPNLQTVILLYMSVTYVMSLTGNLSIVTLTLLDSHLRTPMYFFLRCFSSLEICFTSTCIPRFLAAIVTGNRTISYNCCVTQLFFFFLLGATEFFLLVAMSYDRYVAICRPLHYTTIMSQRVCNLLVLFSLLTGFLVIFPPIILGLQLDFCDSVAIDHFFCDVSPMLLLSCSDTWFLELMALILAVGTVLITLALVVMSYTAIARAILRLPSSQQRRKAFSTCSSHMVVVSITYGSCIFMYIKPSAKDRLDLTKGVSLLYTSVAPMLNPFIYSLRNQQVKQAIRDLMHRVRFVFRG; encoded by the coding sequence ATGAGGAACTACACACCGgtgactgagttcatcctcctgggcCTTACGGACAACCCGAATTTACAAACGGTAATTCTCCTCTACATGTCTGTCACCTACGTGATGAGCCTCACCGGCAACCTGTCCATCGTGACCCTCACCCTGCTGGACTCccacctccgcacccccatgtacttcttccttcgctgcttctcctccctggaGATCTGTTTCACGTccacctgcattcccagattcctagcCGCCATCGTCACCGGGAACAGGACCATTTCCTACAACTGTTGTGTAACTcagctatttttcttttttctgctgGGGGCgaccgagttcttcctcctggtcgccatgtcctacgaccgctacgtcgccatctgccggccgcTGCACTACACGACCATCATGAGCCAGAGAGTCTGCAATCTGCTGGTGCTCTTTTCCTTGCTGACCGGTTTCCTGGTCATCTTTCCTCCTATCATCCTTGGCCTCCAACTAGACTTCTGTGACTCTGTGGCCAttgaccacttcttctgtgacgtctcccctatgctcctgctctcctgctcggACACCTGGTTCCTGGAACTCATGGCTCTCATCTTGGCCGTGGGGACAGTTCTAATCACCTTGGCGTTAGTGGTCATGTCCTACACAGCCATCGCCCGTGCCATCCTGAGACTACCCTCCTCTCAGCAaaggagaaaggccttttccacctgctcctcacacatggtcgtggtctccatcacatatggcAGCTGTATCTTTATGTACATCAAACCATCCGCCAAGGACAGGTTGGACCTGACCAAGGGGGTATCCTTGCTCTACACCTCCgtggcccccatgctgaacccttttATCTACTCCCTGCGGAATCAGCAAGTCAAGCAAGCCATCAGGGACCTGATGCATCGGGTTCGATTTGTCTTCAGGGGATGA
- the LOC119933262 gene encoding olfactory receptor 6C74-like, which yields MRNHTQVTEFVLLGLTDDPDLQAVILLYMFVCYVLSITGNLAIVIFTMLDSRLHTPMYFFLCCFSFLEIGFTSACIPRFLATIATGDRTISFSNCFTQLFFFIFLGATEFFLLAAMSYDRYVAICRPLHYRTVMSQKVCTLLVLCSCLAGFLVIFPLIILGLQLDFCGSVDIDHFFCDFSPLLLLSCSDTGFLELMAFILALGTLLVTLVLVAVSYTAIARTILRLPSAQQKRKAFSTCSSHMVVVSITYGSCIFMYIKPSAKDRVDLTKGVAVLNTSVAPMLNPFIYTLRNKQVKQAIRDLVHRVRFSSRR from the coding sequence ATGAGGAACCACACGCAAGTGACTGAGTTCGTCCTCCTGGGACTCACGGACGACCCGGATTTACAGGCTGTGATTCTCCTCTATATGTTTGTCTGCTACGTACTAAGCATCACCGGCAACCTGGCCATTGTCATCTTCACCATGCTGGActcccgcctccacacccccatgtacttcttcctgtgctgcttctccttcctggagatcggCTTCACCTccgcctgcattcccagattcctggccACTATCGCcaccggagacagaaccatttccttttccaactgcttcactcagctgttcttcttcatcttcctgggggcgaccgaattcttcctcctggccgccatgtcctatgaccgctatgttgccatctgccggCCCCTGCACTACAGGACCGTCATGAGCCAGAAAGTCTGCACCctgctggtcctctgctcctgTCTGGCCGGGTTCCTGGTCATCTTTCCTTTGATTATCCTTGGCCTCCAACTGGACTTCTGTGGCTCAGTAGACAttgaccacttcttctgtgacttctcccctctgctcctgctctcctgctcggacactgggttcctggagctgatggctttcATCTTGGCCTTGGGGACACTACTGGTCACCTTGGTGTTAGTGGCCGTGTCCTACACAGCCATCGCTcgcaccatcctgagactgccctctgctcagcagaagagaaaagctttttccacctgctcttcccacatggtcgtggtctccatcacatatggcAGCTGCATCTTTATGTACATCAAACCGTCCGCTAAGGACAGGGTAGACCTGACCAAGGGAGTGGCCGTGCTGAACACTTCCGTGGCCCCCATGttgaaccctttcatctacaccctgaggaacaagcaggtcaagcaggccatcAGGGACCTGGTGCACCGCGTTCgattttcctccaggaggtga
- the LOC119932936 gene encoding olfactory receptor 6C74-like, which yields MRNHTQVTEFILLGLTDDPDLQAVILLYMSVTYVLSITGNLTIVTLTLLDSHLHTPMYFFLRCFSFLEICFTSACIPRFLATIVTGDRTISYNCCATQLFFVILLGVTEFFLLAVMSYDRYIAICRPLHYTTAMSQSVCKRLVLCSWLTGFLVIFPPLVLGLQLDFCGPVDIDHFFCDISPLLMLSCSDTEFLELMAFVLAVGTLLFTLALVAMSYTAIARAILRLPSAQQRKKAFSTCSSHMVVVSITYVSCIFMYIKPSAKDRVDLNKGVAVLYTSVVPMMNPFIYTLRNQQVKQAVRDLVHRVEFSTKGEHLLSHELQQWAKHKKPLGRLFDGALVILSSREAE from the exons ATGAGGAATCACACGCAAGTGACTGAGTTCATCCTTCTAGGGCTCACGGACGACCCGGACTTGCAAGCGGTGATTCTCCTCTACATGTCTGTCACCTACGTTCTGAGCATCACCGgcaacctgaccatcgtcaccctcaccctgctggactcccacctccacacccctatgtacttcttcctgcgctgcttctccttcctggagatctgcttcacctccgcctgcattcccagattcctggctACCATTGTCACCGGGGATAGGACGATTTCCTACAACTGCTGTGCAACTCAGCTATTTTTCGTCATCCTCTTGGGAGTGACTGAGTTCTTCCTCTTGGCcgtcatgtcctacgaccgctacatcgCCATCTGCCGGCCTCTGCACTACACGACCGCCATGAGCCAGAGTGTCTGCAAACGActggtcctctgctcctggctAACCGGGTTCCTGGTCATCTTTCCTCCTCTTGTCCTTGGCCTCCAATTGGACTTCTGTGGCCCGGTAGATATTGACCATTTCTTTTGTGACATCTCCCCTTTGCTCATGCTTTCCTGCTCGGACACCGAgttcctggagctgatggctttcGTCTTGGCAGTGGGGACACTCCTGTTCACCTTGGCTTTAGTGGCTATGTCCTACACGGCCATCGCCCGCGCCATTCTGAGACTGCCCTCCgctcagcagaggaaaaaggccttttccacctgctcctcccacatggtcgtggtctccatcacgTACGTGAGCTGCATCTTTATGTACATCAAACCGTCTGCCAAGGATAGAGTGGACTTAAACAAGGGGGTGGCAGTTCTCTACACTTCTGTGGTCCCCAtgatgaaccccttcatctacaccctacgtaaccagcaggtcaagcaggccgtCAGGGACCTGGTGCATCGAGTTGAATTTTCCACCAAGGG GGAACACCTATTGTCACATGAGCTGCAGCAGTGGGCAAAACATAAGAAACCTCTGGGGCGACTCTTCGACGGGGCTCTGGTCATTCTGAGCTCCCGAGAGGCTGAATAA